The following proteins are co-located in the Methylomonas sp. 11b genome:
- a CDS encoding non-heme iron oxygenase ferredoxin subunit has protein sequence MSDWIDVVAESALANGEHVLVDVDGTDVAIFKIDDQFYAIEDVCTHDGAEIASGELDGDEIVCPRHGARFCVKTGAVKCAPAYEDVATFPVRIVDGRIQVADPN, from the coding sequence ATGAGCGATTGGATTGATGTGGTAGCTGAATCGGCGCTGGCAAATGGCGAACATGTGTTGGTTGATGTCGACGGTACCGATGTGGCAATTTTTAAAATCGATGATCAATTTTACGCGATTGAAGACGTGTGCACCCATGATGGTGCTGAAATCGCTAGCGGCGAGCTGGATGGCGATGAAATTGTCTGTCCGCGTCACGGGGCGCGGTTTTGCGTTAAAACTGGCGCCGTCAAATGCGCGCCGGCTTATGAAGATGTTGCCACCTTTCCGGTACGGATCGTCGACGGCAGAATTCAAGTAGCCGACCCAAATTAA
- a CDS encoding class I SAM-dependent methyltransferase translates to MVVFSDKGAVVYADDSVLSASQALSERLAWPLLALSELPTEFLQGCFLCYRDGCLKLLDKQTLKKGGLIVEIDPRPGEQHSYPAPKKDLLAQAVGKKTKTIIDATTGWAQDSLALFRMGYEVQCIERSPIMAELIKDGFQRLAQKDWMKNRQLQAPTLMVGNAIELLGGLSEAPDCIYLDPMFPTKRKQTAATRKSMAILRDILGDDLDRADLFAAAWQATAKRVVVKSPDYAEPLGGKPSESYQGKLLRYDVYLK, encoded by the coding sequence GTGGTGGTGTTCTCGGACAAGGGGGCGGTGGTCTATGCCGATGACTCGGTGTTATCCGCCAGTCAGGCGTTATCCGAGCGCTTGGCTTGGCCCTTGCTGGCTTTGTCAGAGCTACCTACCGAATTCCTGCAAGGGTGTTTTCTTTGTTATCGTGACGGCTGCCTAAAACTGCTGGATAAGCAAACCTTGAAAAAAGGCGGCTTGATAGTCGAAATCGATCCGCGTCCCGGCGAGCAACATTCCTATCCAGCCCCCAAAAAAGATTTGTTGGCGCAGGCCGTTGGCAAGAAAACCAAAACCATTATCGACGCCACAACGGGATGGGCACAGGACAGCTTGGCCTTGTTTCGCATGGGTTATGAAGTGCAGTGCATTGAGCGCTCGCCGATTATGGCCGAGTTGATCAAGGATGGTTTTCAGCGTCTGGCGCAAAAAGACTGGATGAAGAATCGTCAATTGCAAGCGCCCACGCTGATGGTCGGTAACGCCATCGAATTACTGGGCGGTTTATCGGAAGCACCGGATTGTATTTATCTGGACCCGATGTTTCCTACTAAGCGTAAACAAACCGCTGCGACGCGAAAATCGATGGCGATACTGCGGGATATTTTAGGTGATGACCTGGACAGGGCGGACTTATTCGCTGCCGCCTGGCAGGCGACCGCTAAGCGCGTGGTGGTGAAAAGTCCCGATTACGCGGAACCCTTAGGCGGCAAACCCAGCGAAAGCTATCAGGGCAAATTGCTCCGATACGACGTTTATCTGAAATGA
- the sufU gene encoding Fe-S cluster assembly sulfur transfer protein SufU: MFEDLRDLYQEVIFDHNRNPRNFRVMENANRQVEGFNPLCGDRLTLFLKIDDHVISDASFQGSGCAISTASVSLMTEIVKGKTETEADTLFKQFHEMTTGKTEDINLEAIGKLAVLAGVREYPARVKCATLAWHTLDAALKNEAQSISTE; encoded by the coding sequence ATGTTTGAAGATTTACGCGATCTATACCAAGAGGTCATATTCGACCACAACCGTAATCCCCGTAATTTTCGGGTGATGGAAAATGCCAATCGCCAAGTGGAAGGTTTCAATCCTTTGTGCGGCGATAGGCTGACGCTGTTTTTGAAAATTGACGATCACGTGATTAGCGACGCCAGTTTCCAAGGCTCCGGTTGCGCGATTTCCACGGCTTCCGTGTCATTAATGACTGAAATCGTCAAAGGTAAAACTGAAACCGAGGCCGACACTTTGTTCAAGCAGTTTCATGAAATGACGACGGGTAAAACTGAAGATATTAACCTAGAAGCCATCGGCAAACTGGCCGTGTTGGCTGGGGTGCGCGAATATCCGGCCCGGGTGAAATGCGCCACGCTGGCTTGGCATACCTTAGATGCTGCTTTGAAAAACGAAGCCCAGTCAATTTCCACCGAGTAA
- a CDS encoding cysteine desulfurase produces the protein MSIFPVKQIRADFPILGETIRNKPLVYLDNAASCQKPQAVIDSIVYTYSHEYANIHRGVHTLSVRATDKFEGAREKVRAFINAASTKEIIFVRGATEAINLVAQSYGKSQLQAGDEIVISAMEHHANIVPWQMLCQQMGAVLKVAPMNQQGELLFDEFEQLLNAKTKLVAITQMSNALGTINPVEKIIAAAHAKGIPVLLDGAQAIPHMAVDVQALDCDFYVFSGHKLYGPSGTGVLYGKQALLEAMPPYQGGGDMIRQVTFEKTEYAGLPHKFEAGTPAIAEIIGLGAAIDYINAIGMDKVAAYEAELLDYATQQAEQIKGLNIIGQAAHKGGILSFTLDRIHPHDIGTMLDSLGIAIRAGHHCAMPVMDFYGVPATARASFAMYNTRQEIDVLMQGIKSLIEVFG, from the coding sequence ATGAGCATATTTCCAGTAAAACAAATCCGCGCCGATTTCCCTATCCTCGGCGAAACCATCCGTAACAAGCCTTTGGTTTATTTGGATAACGCCGCCAGTTGCCAGAAGCCGCAAGCGGTGATCGACAGTATCGTGTACACCTATAGCCACGAATACGCCAACATCCATCGTGGTGTGCACACTTTAAGCGTGCGGGCTACGGACAAGTTTGAAGGCGCGCGGGAAAAGGTTAGAGCGTTTATCAATGCTGCCAGCACCAAAGAGATTATCTTCGTGCGCGGTGCGACCGAGGCGATAAACCTGGTCGCGCAGAGTTACGGCAAATCGCAACTGCAAGCCGGCGATGAAATCGTGATTAGCGCGATGGAGCATCACGCCAATATCGTGCCTTGGCAAATGCTTTGCCAGCAGATGGGGGCGGTATTGAAGGTAGCGCCTATGAATCAGCAAGGCGAGTTGCTGTTCGACGAGTTTGAGCAATTGTTGAACGCCAAAACCAAATTGGTCGCTATCACTCAGATGTCCAACGCCTTGGGTACGATCAATCCGGTGGAAAAAATTATAGCTGCCGCCCACGCTAAAGGCATTCCGGTGTTGCTGGACGGCGCGCAAGCGATTCCGCATATGGCGGTGGATGTACAAGCCTTGGATTGCGACTTTTATGTGTTTTCCGGGCACAAACTTTATGGACCGTCCGGCACCGGTGTGCTGTATGGAAAGCAAGCTTTGCTGGAAGCTATGCCGCCTTATCAGGGTGGAGGTGACATGATTCGGCAGGTGACTTTTGAAAAAACCGAGTACGCCGGCCTGCCGCATAAATTCGAAGCGGGCACCCCGGCCATTGCCGAAATCATTGGCTTGGGCGCGGCGATTGATTACATCAATGCCATTGGCATGGATAAGGTCGCCGCTTACGAAGCAGAGTTGTTGGATTACGCTACTCAGCAAGCCGAGCAGATTAAAGGCCTGAACATCATAGGACAGGCGGCGCACAAGGGTGGCATCTTGTCGTTTACCCTGGATCGGATTCATCCGCACGACATCGGCACCATGCTGGACAGTTTGGGCATCGCAATTCGCGCCGGTCACCACTGCGCCATGCCGGTGATGGACTTTTACGGCGTACCCGCCACGGCGCGGGCTTCGTTTGCCATGTACAATACCCGTCAAGAAATCGATGTGTTGATGCAAGGCATCAAATCCTTAATAGAGGTGTTTGGCTAA
- a CDS encoding Uma2 family endonuclease, which yields MDKTMVAVFPQKHLTDIAEWHRMGEAGIFPPETRMELIEGEILHMAPIGFNHAGHVTRLTRYFFRLLDDTVSIRSQNPIQLGDLSEPEPDLVLVKPDTDDYTTRHPAASDVLLLVEVSDSTLRFDRTQKLRLYAGHNIPEYWIVNLIDHCLEVYRQPQDGDYLDKSVVTKADSINLVALPALQVSIASIL from the coding sequence ATGGATAAAACTATGGTCGCTGTCTTTCCGCAAAAACACCTTACCGACATCGCCGAGTGGCACCGCATGGGGGAAGCCGGGATTTTCCCGCCGGAAACCCGTATGGAACTCATCGAAGGAGAAATCTTACACATGGCGCCGATAGGATTTAATCATGCAGGACATGTTACCCGGTTAACTCGTTACTTCTTCCGTTTGTTGGATGACACCGTTTCGATTCGGTCTCAAAACCCCATCCAACTTGGCGATCTATCCGAACCCGAACCTGATTTAGTCTTGGTAAAGCCTGATACCGACGACTACACGACTCGCCATCCCGCAGCCTCGGACGTGCTGCTGTTGGTCGAAGTCTCCGACAGCACCCTGCGCTTCGACCGTACCCAAAAACTGCGCCTCTACGCCGGTCACAACATCCCGGAATACTGGATCGTTAACCTGATCGACCACTGCCTAGAGGTTTATCGACAACCGCAGGACGGCGACTATCTGGATAAATCCGTAGTGACAAAAGCCGATAGCATCAATCTCGTGGCTTTACCGGCGCTTCAAGTCTCTATCGCTTCGATCTTATAA
- the sufD gene encoding Fe-S cluster assembly protein SufD yields the protein MSGAAYLTEYSRLAASLPGLDLPWLQGFRKEALQAFGVSGFPGNREEEWRYTNLSALNKTLFAPSASQTVDEDWLNQYRLDDTATVVVVNGQFSESLSRLQDLSDKVSVSSLKQALQDRPAWLESRLGQAVTSTEHNLVAFNNAWFADGVVIEVGPKQQLEKPLQILHVVTQADALAATRNLFVLNEQAEAEIIETYVGSVDSYFTASVSECLLGNNAGLTLYKVQLESEKAQHFGGTYVKQARDSRFNHHNFALGSGLARSDIHSDLDTAAECSLNGLFVANKRQHIDNHTRINHLKPHGISREFYKGVLDNKARGVFQGRVVVAEDAQQTDSEMNNRNLLLSADAEVDTKPQLEIYADDVKCSHGVTVGQLEEKSVFYLQSRGLDEEAARNILTFAFANEMVDKVENAELKALLLKELLERFPAISL from the coding sequence ATGAGCGGCGCAGCGTATTTAACGGAATATTCCCGCTTGGCGGCGAGCTTGCCGGGGCTGGATTTGCCTTGGCTGCAAGGCTTTAGAAAAGAGGCCTTGCAGGCTTTTGGCGTCAGCGGCTTTCCTGGCAATCGAGAGGAAGAGTGGCGTTACACCAATTTGTCGGCGCTGAATAAAACCCTGTTTGCTCCCAGCGCCAGCCAGACAGTCGATGAAGACTGGTTGAATCAGTACCGATTGGATGACACAGCGACTGTGGTAGTGGTCAACGGTCAGTTTTCCGAGTCCTTGTCGCGCCTGCAAGACTTGTCAGACAAAGTGTCTGTTTCCAGTCTTAAACAGGCTTTGCAAGACCGTCCGGCATGGTTGGAAAGCCGATTGGGTCAAGCCGTCACTAGCACTGAACATAATCTAGTGGCGTTCAATAATGCCTGGTTCGCCGACGGTGTGGTGATCGAAGTGGGGCCTAAGCAGCAATTGGAAAAGCCTCTGCAGATTCTGCACGTGGTTACCCAAGCCGATGCGCTGGCAGCAACACGGAATTTGTTTGTCCTGAATGAGCAAGCCGAAGCGGAAATTATCGAAACCTATGTCGGCAGCGTCGATAGCTATTTCACCGCCTCCGTCAGTGAATGCCTGTTGGGCAACAATGCCGGTTTGACGCTTTACAAAGTCCAGCTTGAAAGCGAAAAAGCCCAGCATTTTGGTGGCACTTACGTTAAGCAGGCCCGAGATAGCCGCTTTAATCATCATAATTTTGCTTTGGGTAGCGGTTTAGCGCGCAGCGATATTCATAGCGATTTGGATACCGCAGCGGAATGTTCTTTGAACGGTTTGTTCGTGGCCAATAAACGCCAACATATCGATAATCACACCCGCATCAACCATCTAAAGCCGCACGGTATTAGTCGCGAGTTTTACAAAGGCGTATTGGATAACAAGGCGCGCGGGGTGTTTCAAGGTCGGGTGGTCGTGGCGGAGGATGCCCAGCAGACCGATTCGGAAATGAATAATCGCAACCTACTGTTATCGGCGGACGCGGAAGTAGACACCAAGCCGCAGTTGGAGATTTATGCCGACGACGTAAAGTGTTCGCACGGAGTGACGGTAGGGCAGTTGGAAGAAAAATCGGTGTTTTATCTGCAATCACGAGGGCTGGATGAAGAGGCGGCCAGAAACATTCTGACCTTTGCGTTTGCCAATGAGATGGTGGATAAGGTTGAGAACGCCGAATTAAAAGCCTTGCTGTTGAAAGAGTTGTTGGAGCGGTTTCCGGCGATCAGTTTATAA
- the sufC gene encoding Fe-S cluster assembly ATPase SufC: MLSIKNLHVTINDKPILKGLTLDINPGEVHAIMGPNGAGKSTLSHVLSGKAGYTVTEGSVTYNGKDLLELAPEIRAREGVFLAFQYPVEIPGVSNIYLLKAALNAMRKHQGLPEVDAMDFLTIVKSKVKLLQMDEKFLYRAVNEGFSGGEKKRNEILQAAILEPKLCILDETDSGLDIDALRIVSEGVNSLRNPERSFLMITHYQRLLDYIKPDVVHVLADGKIVKSGGPELALELEERGYSWLEGQAA; encoded by the coding sequence ATGCTCAGCATAAAAAATCTCCACGTAACCATCAACGACAAACCCATACTAAAAGGCCTAACCCTGGACATAAACCCAGGTGAAGTTCACGCCATCATGGGCCCTAACGGCGCCGGCAAGAGCACCTTGTCGCATGTGTTGTCTGGTAAAGCCGGTTACACGGTCACTGAAGGTAGTGTGACCTATAACGGTAAAGACCTCTTGGAATTGGCTCCGGAAATCCGCGCCCGTGAAGGGGTGTTTCTGGCCTTTCAATACCCGGTGGAAATTCCCGGTGTCAGCAATATCTATTTGTTGAAAGCGGCGCTGAATGCCATGCGCAAACATCAGGGTTTGCCGGAAGTGGATGCGATGGATTTTCTGACCATTGTGAAAAGTAAGGTCAAGCTGCTGCAGATGGACGAAAAATTCTTATACCGAGCGGTTAACGAAGGCTTTTCCGGCGGGGAGAAGAAACGTAACGAGATTTTGCAGGCGGCCATATTGGAGCCCAAGCTTTGCATCCTCGACGAAACCGATTCCGGTTTGGATATCGACGCGCTGCGTATCGTCTCCGAAGGCGTGAACTCCTTGCGTAACCCCGAGCGTTCATTCTTGATGATCACCCATTACCAACGTCTGCTGGACTACATCAAGCCCGACGTGGTGCATGTGTTGGCCGACGGCAAGATTGTTAAATCCGGTGGGCCGGAACTGGCGCTGGAGTTGGAAGAACGCGGTTATAGCTGGCTGGAAGGGCAAGCGGCATGA
- the sufB gene encoding Fe-S cluster assembly protein SufB, translating to MSTSAQEIEHLISQEYKQGFVTELEVDTFPPGLDEDVIRRLSKVKNEPEFMLEYRLKAFRHWQTMPSPDWAQLKIDPIDYQSISYYSAPKSKKAGPKSLDEVDPELLDTYKKLGIPLDEQERLAGIAVDAVFDSVSVATTFKGKLKDAGVIFCPISEALHEHPDLVKQYLGSVVPTGDNFFAALNAAVFTDGSFVYIPKGVRCPMELSTYFRINAANTGQFERTLIIADEGSHVSYLEGCTAPMRDENQLHAAVVELVALDNAQIKYSTVQNWYPGDKDGKGGIYNFVTKRAECRGHNSKVSWTQVETGSAITWKYPSCVLLGDDSVGEFYSVALTNNLQQADTGTKMIHIGKNTRSTIVSKGISAGRAQNTYRGLVKVAKSAENARNHTQCDSLLVGDKCGAHTFPYVEVKQPTAQIEHEATTSKISEDQLFFCQQRGLSAEDAVSMIVNGFCKEVFKELPMEFAVEAQALLGISLEGAVG from the coding sequence ATGTCTACTAGCGCCCAAGAAATTGAACATCTCATCAGTCAGGAATACAAACAAGGCTTTGTGACCGAACTGGAAGTCGATACGTTTCCGCCAGGCCTGGACGAAGACGTGATTCGTCGGCTGTCCAAAGTCAAAAACGAGCCGGAATTCATGCTGGAATACCGGCTGAAAGCCTTCCGGCATTGGCAGACCATGCCCTCGCCAGACTGGGCGCAACTGAAAATCGATCCTATCGATTATCAGTCCATTAGTTACTACTCGGCGCCAAAGTCAAAGAAAGCCGGCCCGAAAAGCCTTGATGAAGTCGATCCGGAATTGCTGGATACTTATAAAAAGCTCGGCATCCCGCTCGACGAACAAGAGCGCTTGGCTGGTATCGCAGTCGACGCAGTGTTCGACAGTGTGTCGGTAGCCACCACTTTTAAAGGCAAATTGAAAGATGCCGGGGTGATTTTCTGCCCGATTTCCGAAGCCTTGCATGAACATCCGGACTTAGTGAAGCAATACCTCGGTAGCGTAGTGCCGACGGGCGATAACTTTTTCGCGGCATTGAATGCCGCTGTGTTTACCGACGGTTCTTTTGTATACATCCCCAAAGGTGTGCGCTGCCCGATGGAGTTGTCGACCTATTTTCGGATCAACGCCGCCAACACTGGCCAATTTGAAAGAACCCTGATCATCGCCGACGAAGGTTCGCATGTCTCCTACTTAGAAGGGTGCACCGCGCCAATGCGCGACGAAAACCAACTGCATGCGGCGGTGGTAGAACTGGTGGCGCTGGATAATGCCCAGATCAAATATTCCACCGTCCAAAACTGGTATCCGGGCGACAAGGACGGCAAGGGCGGCATCTATAACTTCGTGACTAAGCGCGCCGAGTGCCGCGGTCACAATTCCAAAGTGTCCTGGACCCAAGTCGAAACCGGCTCGGCGATCACCTGGAAATACCCAAGTTGCGTATTGCTAGGCGATGATTCGGTCGGCGAGTTTTATTCAGTGGCGTTGACCAACAACTTGCAACAAGCCGACACCGGCACCAAGATGATCCACATCGGCAAAAACACCCGCAGCACCATCGTGTCCAAGGGTATTTCCGCCGGTCGGGCGCAAAACACTTATCGTGGTTTGGTGAAAGTCGCTAAGTCTGCTGAAAACGCTCGTAACCATACCCAATGTGATTCGCTGTTGGTTGGTGATAAATGCGGCGCACACACGTTCCCTTATGTGGAAGTGAAACAGCCGACCGCGCAGATTGAGCACGAAGCCACCACCTCCAAGATCAGTGAAGATCAATTGTTCTTTTGCCAACAACGTGGTTTGTCTGCTGAAGATGCGGTGTCGATGATTGTGAATGGATTTTGTAAGGAAGTGTTTAAGGAGTTGCCGATGGAATTTGCGGTTGAGGCGCAGGCATTGTTGGGGATTAGTCTTGAGGGGGCGGTTGGGTAA
- a CDS encoding SUF system Fe-S cluster assembly regulator → MLRLSKLTDYATVILSYMARDRSCVHGALEIAEATGISQPTVSKILKILLKAGVLVSMRGAKGGYALAKEPSRISVATVIFALEGPIALTECTVSHKSCDQASGCRIQGNWHLINQKIANALESVTLADLILPFKPPEEVSIPVNQLFR, encoded by the coding sequence ATGTTAAGGTTGAGCAAGCTAACAGACTATGCCACGGTGATCTTGAGCTACATGGCAAGGGACAGGAGTTGTGTGCATGGGGCTTTAGAAATTGCTGAGGCCACCGGCATCTCGCAGCCAACGGTAAGTAAGATCTTAAAGATATTGCTCAAGGCAGGTGTGTTGGTGTCTATGCGCGGCGCAAAAGGCGGCTACGCCTTGGCTAAAGAGCCTAGCCGGATCAGCGTGGCCACCGTGATTTTTGCTCTGGAAGGGCCGATTGCCCTGACTGAATGTACCGTATCGCACAAGAGTTGCGATCAAGCCAGTGGTTGCCGGATTCAGGGCAATTGGCATTTGATCAACCAAAAGATCGCCAATGCCCTGGAATCGGTAACCTTGGCTGATTTGATTTTGCCGTTTAAGCCGCCGGAAGAAGTCTCCATTCCGGTTAACCAGTTGTTTCGCTAA